In Oncorhynchus gorbuscha isolate QuinsamMale2020 ecotype Even-year linkage group LG02, OgorEven_v1.0, whole genome shotgun sequence, a single genomic region encodes these proteins:
- the LOC124001231 gene encoding zinc finger protein 710-like isoform X1, producing MRSLKHLKHHTRNNVEEESGRLVRCYPKVVEGQVDAGTQTEPVVVLSLAQAAVLGLISQNEIFGATIAPNGFYMGEPREYGRTPPTPEGMEYEYADQLIGANGDYLAEPVGDSEPHSSERRRPGPRGRTRRPRSEGGAPGEPPHRVPNIQTQVKGERGESDTPPSCIHMAKSRSSPGKTDEPATHRRLLKEEQSCGNCAVCVRETSSQTQTEVRPEQGPEERREGGGEGQEEEVAEEEEGVLNLKTGGDRGHSPSPVMNRYFESSEVAYESADMAVGDYDEGSQGMLWAADAEGIARHMQIDRLDVNVQIDESYCVDVGEGLKRWKCRMCEKSYTSKYNLVTHILGHNGIKPHECLHCGKLFKQPSHLQTHLLTHQGTRPHKCTVCKKAFTQTSHLKRHMLQHSDVKPYSCRFCGRGFAYPSELRSHENKHENGHCHVCSQCAMEFPTHAYLKRHQTSHQGPTTYQCTECNKSFAYRSQLQNHLMKHQNVRPYVCPECGMEFVQIHHLKQHSLTHKVLTPQTLADQSMKEFKCDVCAREFTLSANLKRHMLIHASIRPFQCHVCFKTFVQKQTLKTHMIVHLPVKPFKCKVCGKSFNRMYNLLGHMHLHAGSKPFKCPYCSSKFNLKGNLSRHMKVKHGILDASPDGQAPPDIENQEDYDEDNFEFSERENLASNNTPDIAKLSEIEYYSSYTKSAGRYKTA from the exons ATGAGATCCCTGAAACACCTCAAACATCACACCAGGAACAATGTG gaggaggagagtggcCGTCTGGTGCGGTGCTACCCCAAGGTGGTGGAGGGTCAGGTGGATgcaggaacacagacagaacCCGTGGTGGTGCTGTCACTGGCCCAGGCTGCTGTCCTGGGCCTTATCTCCCAGAATGAGATCTTTGGAGCCACCATCGCCCCCAATGGCTTCTACATGGGCGAGCCCAGGGAGTATGGCAGGACCCCTCCTACTCCAGAGGGCATGGAGTATGAGTACGCTGACCAACTGATTGGGGCCAACGGGGACTACCTGGCTGAGCCTGTAGGGGATTCTGAGCCCCACAGCAGTGAGAGGAGGCGCCCCGGGCCCAGAGGGAGGACCAGGAGACCCAGGAGTGAAGGAGGAGCGCCAGGGGAGCCCCCTCACAGAGTCCCCAACATACAGACTCAGGTCAAAGGGGAGCGGGGAGAGTCTGACACCCCTCCGTCCTGCATCCACATGGCAAAGAGCCGTAGCAGCCCAGGCAAGACAGATGAGCCAGCCACTCACAGACGGCTTCTGAAGGAGGAGCAGAGCTGTGGtaactgtgctgtgtgtgtgagagagacgtCCAGTCAGACTCAGACAGAAGTACGGCCAGAGCAggggccagaggagaggagggagggaggaggagaaggacaaGAAGAGGAGGTAGctgaggaggaagaaggagtgTTGAACCTCAAGActggaggagacaggggacaCAGTCCCAGTCCCGTTATGAACCGCTACTTTGAGTCCAGCGAGGTGGCCTATGAGTCTGCTGACATGGCCGTGGGGGACTATGACGAGGGCAGCCAGGGAATGTTGTGGGCTGCAGATGCTGAGGGGATAGCCAGGCACATGCAGATCGACCGGCTGGACGTCAACGTCCAGATAGATGAGTCCTACTGTGTGGATGTGGGAGAGGGCCTGAAGAGATGGAAGTGCCGCATGTGTGAGAAGTCTTATACCTCCAAGTACAACCTGGTCACCCACATCCTGGGCCACAACGGCATTAAGCCCCATGAGTGCCTGCACTGCGGCAAGCTGTTCAAGCAGCCCAGCCacctccagacccacctgctcacccACCAGGGCACCCGGCCACACAAGTGCACCGTGTGTAAGAAGGCCTTCACCCAGACCAGCCACCTGAAGAGGCACATGCTGCAGCACTCGGACGTCAAGCCCTACAGCTGCCGCTTCTGCGGCCGAGGCTTCGCCTACCCCAGCGAGCTCCGGTCCCACGAGAACAAACACGAAAACGGTCACTGCCATGTGTGTTCCCAGTGTGCCATGGAGTTCCCCACCCACGCCTACCTGAAGCGCCACCAGACCAGTCACCAGGGCCCCACCACCTACCAGTGCACTGAGTGCAACAAGTCCTTTGCCTACCGCAGCCAGCTGCAGAACCACCTCATGAAGCATCAGAACGTAAGGCCCTACGTCTGCCCAGAGTGTGGAATGGAGTTTGTCCAGATCCATCACCTCAAGCAGCATTCCCTCACTCACAAGGTACTGACACCACAGACCCTCGCCGACCAG AGTATGAAGGAATTCAAATGTGATGTGTGTGCCCGGGAGTTCACCCTCTCTGCTAACCTCAAGAGGCACATGCTGATCCACGCCAGCATCAGGCCCTTCCAGTGTCACGTCTGCTTCAAGACCTTTGTCCAGAAACAGACCCTCAAAACACACATGATCGTCCACCTGCCTGTCAAGCCTTTCAAATGCAAG GTGTGTGGCAAATCTTTCAACAGAATGTACAATCTCCTGGGCCACATGCACCTCCATGCTGGCAGCAAGCCCTTCAAGTGTCCTTACTGCTCCAGCAAGTTCAACCTGAAGGGCAATCTGAGCCGACACATGAAGGTCAAACACGGCATCCTGGACGCTTCACCAGACGGACAAG CCCCCCCTGACATAGAGAACCAGGAGGACTATGACGAAGACAACTTTGAATTCAGTGAACGAGAGAACCTGGCCAGTAACAACACACCAGACATCGCTAAACTGTCTGAAATTGAGTATTATAGCAGCTACACCAAGAGTGCAGGGCGCTACAAAACTGCATGA
- the LOC124001239 gene encoding isocitrate dehydrogenase [NADP], mitochondrial-like gives MAGYLKVLSSLSRSAATFSKNPAVLAPAATFQSLQQRNYGDKRIKVSQPVVEMDGDEMTRIIWEFIKEKLILSNVDVELKYYDLGLPYRDQTDDQVTIDSAIATQKYHVAVKCATITPDEQRVEEFKLKKMWKSPNGTIRNILGGTVFREPIICKNIPRLVPGWTQPITIGRHAFGDQYRATDFVVSQPGTFKMVFSPTDGSKGQEWEVYKFPGGGCGMGMYNTDESISGFAHSCFQYAIGKKWPLYLSTKNTILKAYDGRFKDIFEEIYQANYKPEFDKLKIWYEHRLIDDMVAQVLKSDGAFVWACKNYDGDVQSDILAQGFGSLGLMTSVLVCPDGKTIEAEAAHGTVTRHYREHQKGNPTSTNPIASIFAWTRGLEHRGKLDGNPDLIKFALTLEKVCVETVESGVMTKDLAGCIHGLSKCKLNVHYVNTEDFLDAIKNNLDKALGK, from the exons ATGGCTGGATACTTGAAGGTCCTCAGCTCTCTATCTAGGTCGGCGGCCACTTTCTCCAAAAACCCCGCGGTACTCGCGCCAGCTGCAACCTTCCAGAGTTTGCAACAGAGGAACT ATGGGGACAAGCGCATCAAGGTGTCCCAGCCTGTggtggagatggatggagatgagaTGACCAGGATCATCTGGGAGTTCATCAAAGAGAAG CTCATCCTCTCCAATGTGGATGTGGAGCTGAAGTACTATGACCTGGGTCTGCCATACCGTGACCAGACTGACGACCAGGTCACCATCGACTCTGCCATCGCCACCCAGAAGTACCATGTCGCTGTTAAATGTGCCACCATCACTCCTGACGAACAAAGAGTAGAAG AGTTCAAACTGAAAAAGATGTGGAAGAGCCCCAATGGAACCATCAGGAACATCCTGGGAGGCACAGTCTTCCGTGAGCCAATCATCTGCAAGAACATTCCCAGGCTTGTTCCAGGTTGGACACAGCCCATCACCATTGGCAGACATGCCTTTGGTGACCAG TACAGAGCAACAGACTTTGTTGTCAGCCAACCAGGCACTTTCAAGATGGTCTTCTCTCCTACTGATGGGAGCAAAGGCCAGGAGTGGGAGGTCTACAAGTTCCCCGGAGGTGGCTGTGGAATGGGCATGTACAACACAGATGAG TCTATTTCAGGCTTTGCACATAGCTGCTTCCAGTACGCCATTGGCAAGAAGTGGCCCCTCTACCTGAGCACCAAGAACACCATTCTCAAAGCTTATGATGGCAGATTCAAGGACATCTTTGAGGAAATCTACCAGGC GAATTACAAGCCAGAGTTTGACAAGCTGAAGATCTGGTACGAGCACAGGCTCATTGATGACATGGTTGCCCAGGTGCTGAAGTCCGATGGTGCCTTCGTGTGGGCCTGCAAGAACTACGATGGAGACGTACAGTCTGACATCCTGGCTCAGG GTTTCGGCTCTCTGGGTCTGATGACGTCAGTGCTGGTATGTCCCGATGGTAAGACCATTGAGGCTGAGGCAGCCCACGGCACAGTGACCAGACACTACCGCGAGCACCAGAAG GGAAACCCAACCAGCACCAACCCCATTGCCAGCATCTTTGCCTGGACCAGAGGGCTTGAGCATCGGGGTAAACTTGATGGGAACCCTGACCTGATCAA GTTCGCCCTGACTCTGGAGAAGGTATGTGTGGAGACCGTTGAGAGTGGTGTTATGACTAAGGACCTCGCCGGCTGCATTCACGGACTTTCCAA ATGCAAGCTGAATGTACACTACGTCAACACTGAGGACTTCCTGGATGCCATCAAGAACAACCTGGACAAAGCCCTGGGCAAATGA
- the LOC124001231 gene encoding zinc finger protein 710-like isoform X2, with product MRSLKHLKHHTRNNVEEESGRLVRCYPKVVEGQVDAGTQTEPVVVLSLAQAAVLGLISQNEIFGATIAPNGFYMGEPREYGRTPPTPEGMEYEYADQLIGANGDYLAEPVGDSEPHSSERRRPGPRGRTRRPRSEGGAPGEPPHRVPNIQTQVKGERGESDTPPSCIHMAKSRSSPGKTDEPATHRRLLKEEQSCGNCAVCVRETSSQTQTEVRPEQGPEERREGGGEGQEEEVAEEEEGVLNLKTGGDRGHSPSPVMNRYFESSEVAYESADMAVGDYDEGSQGMLWAADAEGIARHMQIDRLDVNVQIDESYCVDVGEGLKRWKCRMCEKSYTSKYNLVTHILGHNGIKPHECLHCGKLFKQPSHLQTHLLTHQGTRPHKCTVCKKAFTQTSHLKRHMLQHSDVKPYSCRFCGRGFAYPSELRSHENKHENGHCHVCSQCAMEFPTHAYLKRHQTSHQGPTTYQCTECNKSFAYRSQLQNHLMKHQNVRPYVCPECGMEFVQIHHLKQHSLTHKSMKEFKCDVCAREFTLSANLKRHMLIHASIRPFQCHVCFKTFVQKQTLKTHMIVHLPVKPFKCKVCGKSFNRMYNLLGHMHLHAGSKPFKCPYCSSKFNLKGNLSRHMKVKHGILDASPDGQAPPDIENQEDYDEDNFEFSERENLASNNTPDIAKLSEIEYYSSYTKSAGRYKTA from the exons ATGAGATCCCTGAAACACCTCAAACATCACACCAGGAACAATGTG gaggaggagagtggcCGTCTGGTGCGGTGCTACCCCAAGGTGGTGGAGGGTCAGGTGGATgcaggaacacagacagaacCCGTGGTGGTGCTGTCACTGGCCCAGGCTGCTGTCCTGGGCCTTATCTCCCAGAATGAGATCTTTGGAGCCACCATCGCCCCCAATGGCTTCTACATGGGCGAGCCCAGGGAGTATGGCAGGACCCCTCCTACTCCAGAGGGCATGGAGTATGAGTACGCTGACCAACTGATTGGGGCCAACGGGGACTACCTGGCTGAGCCTGTAGGGGATTCTGAGCCCCACAGCAGTGAGAGGAGGCGCCCCGGGCCCAGAGGGAGGACCAGGAGACCCAGGAGTGAAGGAGGAGCGCCAGGGGAGCCCCCTCACAGAGTCCCCAACATACAGACTCAGGTCAAAGGGGAGCGGGGAGAGTCTGACACCCCTCCGTCCTGCATCCACATGGCAAAGAGCCGTAGCAGCCCAGGCAAGACAGATGAGCCAGCCACTCACAGACGGCTTCTGAAGGAGGAGCAGAGCTGTGGtaactgtgctgtgtgtgtgagagagacgtCCAGTCAGACTCAGACAGAAGTACGGCCAGAGCAggggccagaggagaggagggagggaggaggagaaggacaaGAAGAGGAGGTAGctgaggaggaagaaggagtgTTGAACCTCAAGActggaggagacaggggacaCAGTCCCAGTCCCGTTATGAACCGCTACTTTGAGTCCAGCGAGGTGGCCTATGAGTCTGCTGACATGGCCGTGGGGGACTATGACGAGGGCAGCCAGGGAATGTTGTGGGCTGCAGATGCTGAGGGGATAGCCAGGCACATGCAGATCGACCGGCTGGACGTCAACGTCCAGATAGATGAGTCCTACTGTGTGGATGTGGGAGAGGGCCTGAAGAGATGGAAGTGCCGCATGTGTGAGAAGTCTTATACCTCCAAGTACAACCTGGTCACCCACATCCTGGGCCACAACGGCATTAAGCCCCATGAGTGCCTGCACTGCGGCAAGCTGTTCAAGCAGCCCAGCCacctccagacccacctgctcacccACCAGGGCACCCGGCCACACAAGTGCACCGTGTGTAAGAAGGCCTTCACCCAGACCAGCCACCTGAAGAGGCACATGCTGCAGCACTCGGACGTCAAGCCCTACAGCTGCCGCTTCTGCGGCCGAGGCTTCGCCTACCCCAGCGAGCTCCGGTCCCACGAGAACAAACACGAAAACGGTCACTGCCATGTGTGTTCCCAGTGTGCCATGGAGTTCCCCACCCACGCCTACCTGAAGCGCCACCAGACCAGTCACCAGGGCCCCACCACCTACCAGTGCACTGAGTGCAACAAGTCCTTTGCCTACCGCAGCCAGCTGCAGAACCACCTCATGAAGCATCAGAACGTAAGGCCCTACGTCTGCCCAGAGTGTGGAATGGAGTTTGTCCAGATCCATCACCTCAAGCAGCATTCCCTCACTCACAAG AGTATGAAGGAATTCAAATGTGATGTGTGTGCCCGGGAGTTCACCCTCTCTGCTAACCTCAAGAGGCACATGCTGATCCACGCCAGCATCAGGCCCTTCCAGTGTCACGTCTGCTTCAAGACCTTTGTCCAGAAACAGACCCTCAAAACACACATGATCGTCCACCTGCCTGTCAAGCCTTTCAAATGCAAG GTGTGTGGCAAATCTTTCAACAGAATGTACAATCTCCTGGGCCACATGCACCTCCATGCTGGCAGCAAGCCCTTCAAGTGTCCTTACTGCTCCAGCAAGTTCAACCTGAAGGGCAATCTGAGCCGACACATGAAGGTCAAACACGGCATCCTGGACGCTTCACCAGACGGACAAG CCCCCCCTGACATAGAGAACCAGGAGGACTATGACGAAGACAACTTTGAATTCAGTGAACGAGAGAACCTGGCCAGTAACAACACACCAGACATCGCTAAACTGTCTGAAATTGAGTATTATAGCAGCTACACCAAGAGTGCAGGGCGCTACAAAACTGCATGA
- the LOC123992602 gene encoding ankyrin repeat domain-containing protein 34C-like gives MMADILELRTDGNSLLKAVWLRRLRLTRLLLDGGAYINESNERGETPLMVACMSKHSDPQSVSKAKLVKYLLDNKADPNIQDKAGRTALMHACSQRAGHEVVSHLLTNGADPSLEDRSGASALVYAINEEDKETLKGLLDACKAKGKEVIIITTDKSPSGTKTTKQYLNAPPSTELEDKCSAAFCTTPSDIELITSSSPNSAEQHNTIFSFQTKLKTSSSTAAKLPNGPTSPTLRPANPKRARLPQLKRLQSEPWGLIAPSVLAPAEAHEESKRTTSDEDVVTGINGLSLSKRSTLSRQNSVDGKDVLFPQISSSLSVPPTSKSAYEKSLCQQHQPLARRSTVPAEQDSSSKTGLASLRDTVYRRWLGTDHYDSDFQLYSDCGMLDSPKVPLERKKLNGSPLAILTNSRESIDINNSMSSPSTARRCAPGLLERRGSGTLLLDYIYHTRPGHLPPLNFNPNPPIPDIGTSSKPSSPLASGFRSIAPVAANSPNRGQLKSKKKLVRRHSMQVEQMKQLSAFEEL, from the coding sequence ATGATGGCAGACATACTAGAGCTGCGGACAGACGGGAACTCTCTCCTGAAGGCGGTGTGGCTCCGACGCCTGCGGCTCACCAGGCTCCTGCTGGATGGTGGTGCCTACATCAATGAGAGCAATGAGCGAGGAGAGACACCGCTCATGGTGGCCTGCATGTCCAAACACAGCGACCCGCAGAGCGTGAGTAAGGCAAAGCTGGTTAAGTACCTACTGGATAACAAGGCTGACCCCAACATCCAGGATAAAGCAGGCCGGACAGCCCTGATGCACGCCTGCAGCCAGAGGGCGGGACATGAGGTGGTGTCCCACCTGTTGACCAATGGTGCAGACCCAAGTCTGGAAGACAGGAGTGGGGCCTCTGCTCTGGTCTATGCCATTAACGAAGAAGATAAGGAGACCCTAAAGGGTCTCCTAGACGCATGTAAAGCCAAGGGCAAAGAGGTCATCATTATCACCACAGACAAGTCACCCTCTGGCACCAAAACCACCAAGCAGTACCTGAATGCCCCCCCTTCCACAGAGCTAGAGGATAAGTGCTCCGCTGCATTCTGCACCACTCCCTCTGACATTGAGCTCATCACCTCCTCATCACCTAACTCAGCCGAGCAGCACAACACTATCTTCAGTTTCCAGACAAAGTTGAAAACATCGTCGAGCACAGCAGCAAAGCTTCCCAATGGGCCGACTTCACCCACGCTGCGACCAGCCAACCCCAAGCGTGCTCGTTTACCCCAGCTGAAACGTCTGCAGTCGGAGCCCTGGGGGCTGATCGCTCCCTCCGTCCTGGCTCCAGCTGAGGCCCACGAGGAGAGTAAAAGAACCACCTCTGATGAGGACGTTGTCACAGGCATCAATGGACTTTCTCTGTCCAAGAGATCGACTCTGTCTCGACAAAACAGTGTGGATGGCAAGGATGTGTTGTTTCCACAAATTTCATCCTCATTATCTGTCCCTCCAACTTCCAAATCGGCATATGAGAAGAGTTTGTGTCAGCAGCACCAGCCCCTAGCCCGGCGTAGCACCGTCCCTGCAGAGCAGGACAGTAGCAGTAAAACTGGGCTAGCCAGTTTGAGAGACACAGTCTACAGGAGATGGCTGGGCACTGACCACTATGACTCAGACTTCCAGCTGTACTCAGACTGTGGCATGCTGGACTCTCCTAAAGTTCCTCTAGAAAGGAAGAAACTCAACGGGTCTCCGTTAGCCATTCTGACCAACTCCAGGGAGTCCATAGACATCAACAACAGCATGTCATCTCCCAGCACAGCACGGCGGTGCGCACCAGGCCTCCTGGAGAGGCGAGGCTCAGGGACTCTGCTGCTGGACTACATTTACCATACCCGGCCTGGCCATCTACCCCCCCTGAACTTCAACCCCAACCCTCCTATACCTGACATTGGAACCAGCAGCAAGCCCTCATCCCCTCTTGCCTCAGGTTTCAGATCAATAGCTCCAGTAGCAGCAAACTCACCAAATAGAGGCCAGCTCAAGTCAAAGAAGAAACTTGTAAGGAGGCACTCTATGCAAGTGGAGCAAATGAAACAACTCTCTGCTTTTGAGGAGCTGTAG